From Gimesia panareensis, the proteins below share one genomic window:
- the mazG gene encoding nucleoside triphosphate pyrophosphohydrolase, giving the protein MTDSVPPSQSDDTPASQSDDTPGSACPPPGSPPDYTILTPAFEKLCDVIARLRSPEGCPWDRAQTLETIKPYTLEETYELLEAIDSGNDQHIIEELGDLLLQIVLDSQIAADEGRFDLTHVVERLTRKMIERHPHVFGDVNAETPDEVRRNWDQIKDQEKQRRSIFDGLPEALPALARAARVAEKAAKVGYDFPHRDMLFDKLREEIQELADELFHDGQLPETQATVEAEVVADEALTDTELHARVEGELGDILFVVANIARRWKINPEEALRKSNRKFQQRVQKIEQALEAEGRSIQEASLQEMEAIYQAVKQQEREQH; this is encoded by the coding sequence CCCGCCGGGCTCTCCCCCCGATTATACCATCTTAACCCCCGCATTTGAAAAGCTTTGCGACGTTATTGCCCGCCTGAGGTCGCCGGAAGGGTGTCCCTGGGACCGGGCCCAGACACTGGAAACGATTAAACCGTACACGCTGGAAGAGACCTATGAACTGCTGGAGGCCATCGATTCGGGCAACGATCAGCATATCATCGAAGAGCTGGGCGACCTGTTGCTGCAGATCGTGCTCGACTCCCAGATCGCGGCCGATGAAGGACGATTTGACCTGACCCATGTCGTCGAACGTCTGACGCGCAAAATGATCGAACGCCACCCGCATGTGTTTGGTGATGTGAATGCCGAGACGCCAGACGAAGTCCGCCGGAACTGGGATCAGATCAAGGACCAGGAAAAGCAGCGACGCTCCATCTTCGACGGCTTACCGGAGGCGCTGCCTGCCCTGGCCCGTGCAGCCCGGGTCGCGGAAAAAGCGGCGAAGGTCGGCTACGACTTTCCCCACCGGGACATGCTGTTCGATAAACTGCGGGAAGAAATCCAGGAGCTGGCAGACGAACTGTTTCACGATGGCCAGCTGCCCGAAACCCAGGCAACAGTCGAAGCGGAAGTGGTCGCCGATGAAGCACTGACTGACACGGAGTTGCACGCGCGAGTGGAAGGCGAGTTGGGAGACATTCTGTTTGTGGTCGCAAACATCGCCCGCCGCTGGAAGATCAATCCGGAAGAAGCACTGCGGAAGAGCAACCGCAAGTTTCAGCAACGGGTCCAGAAAATTGAACAGGCGCTGGAAGCAGAAGGCCGTTCCATCCAGGAAGCGTCATTGCAGGAAATGGAAGCGATTTACCAGGCGGTCAAGCAGCAGGAACGCGAGCAGCACTGA
- a CDS encoding ornithine cyclodeaminase family protein, giving the protein MAALYLTEDDVRSLMDMEKSILITHKVFKELATGRVMNAPRQRVRAPGIMLHTMSAANEYLHYVGWKAYTTTKQGARFHVAIYDQESGEMKALIEGDFLGQLRTGAASAVATEYMARPDSKVVGMFGSGLQARTQLQAVCMTRKIEFVQVYSRNFENCSRFAEEMTELCDVEVSACHSPDETAAEKDIVICATTSKAPLFDGRVLDEGTHLNVIGSNHRSRREIDRTTIKRADVIVCDDIEQCKIEAGDFMQPVEEGITDWRLMHNLSDIIAERETGRATDDQVTLFKSVGIAAEDVAMGVQVYEFALEEGLGVDLPF; this is encoded by the coding sequence ATGGCGGCTCTCTATCTTACTGAAGATGACGTTCGTTCCCTGATGGATATGGAGAAATCCATTCTCATCACCCACAAGGTCTTCAAGGAACTCGCGACCGGCCGCGTGATGAATGCACCGCGTCAGCGGGTGAGAGCGCCCGGCATCATGCTGCATACGATGTCGGCTGCGAATGAGTACCTGCACTACGTCGGCTGGAAAGCATATACCACCACGAAACAAGGGGCACGCTTTCACGTTGCGATCTACGATCAGGAATCAGGCGAAATGAAAGCCCTGATCGAAGGGGACTTCCTCGGCCAGCTGCGCACTGGGGCTGCCAGTGCGGTCGCCACCGAATACATGGCCCGCCCCGATTCCAAAGTAGTGGGCATGTTCGGTTCCGGACTGCAGGCCCGCACACAGCTGCAGGCGGTCTGTATGACCCGCAAGATCGAATTCGTGCAGGTTTATTCACGCAATTTCGAAAACTGCAGCCGTTTTGCCGAAGAGATGACGGAGCTGTGTGATGTCGAAGTCAGTGCCTGCCACTCCCCCGACGAAACCGCTGCCGAAAAAGACATCGTCATCTGTGCGACCACCAGCAAAGCACCTCTGTTTGATGGTCGCGTCCTGGATGAAGGGACGCACCTGAATGTGATCGGCTCCAATCATCGCAGTCGCCGCGAAATCGATCGGACCACGATCAAGCGGGCCGATGTGATTGTCTGTGATGATATTGAGCAGTGCAAAATCGAAGCGGGTGATTTTATGCAACCGGTTGAGGAAGGGATTACCGACTGGCGGTTGATGCACAACCTGTCGGACATCATCGCCGAACGAGAAACCGGACGTGCGACCGATGATCAGGTGACCCTGTTCAAATCAGTGGGGATTGCTGCTGAAGACGTGGCGATGGGAGTCCAGGTTTATGAATTCGCCCTCGAAGAAGGGCTTGGCGTGGATCTGCCGTTCTAA